The Chelonia mydas isolate rCheMyd1 chromosome 3, rCheMyd1.pri.v2, whole genome shotgun sequence genome includes a region encoding these proteins:
- the LOC122465286 gene encoding gallinacin-7-like, with protein sequence MKVLYLLFLVLYFFQGTSGTGRCRRLNGVCRHTLCHHVETYVGRCHHGMGNCCLNDDDDRKLKV encoded by the exons ATGAAGGTCCTTTACCTTCTTTTTCTTGTTCTCTACTTCTTCCAAGGCACTTCAG GCACGGGACGATGCAGGAGACTGAATGGCGTGTGCCGACATACCCTGTGCCACCACGTCGAAACATATGTTGGCCGATGCCATCACGGGATGGGAAACTGCTGTctcaatgatgatgatgatcgaAAACTGAAAGTGTAG